From the Arthrobacter sp. PM3 genome, one window contains:
- a CDS encoding Lrp/AsnC family transcriptional regulator, with translation MQPLDGTDTRLLSAMARDPRRTVVALAQKLGLSRNTVQARMAQLEKKHVFLSFERRINPVSLGYPLMAFISVHVQQQKLGTLAVELAGIPEILEGYGLTGSADLLLRVVALDAEDLFRINGKILACDGVDRTDTALAMGELIPFRIQPLLERGSADA, from the coding sequence ATGCAACCCTTGGATGGCACCGACACCCGCCTGCTTTCGGCCATGGCACGGGATCCGCGGCGGACCGTCGTGGCCCTCGCCCAGAAGCTGGGCCTGTCCCGCAACACCGTGCAGGCCAGGATGGCGCAGCTGGAGAAGAAGCACGTGTTCCTCTCCTTCGAGCGGCGCATCAACCCGGTGTCCCTGGGGTACCCGCTCATGGCGTTCATCTCGGTTCATGTCCAGCAGCAGAAACTGGGCACCCTGGCCGTTGAGCTCGCCGGCATTCCCGAAATCCTGGAGGGCTACGGCCTGACGGGCTCGGCGGACCTGCTCCTGCGGGTAGTGGCGCTCGACGCCGAGGACCTGTTCCGGATCAACGGCAAGATCCTGGCGTGCGACGGCGTGGACCGGACCGACACTGCCCTGGCCATGGGCGAACTGATTCCGTTCCGGATCCAGCCGCTGCTGGAGCGCGGATCCGCCGACGCCTGA
- the pdhA gene encoding pyruvate dehydrogenase (acetyl-transferring) E1 component subunit alpha — MFTDDAGKGGISAGGPGNSDDSTRRTGGDLLQLITPEGERISHPEFDSWLQDVSDEQLGSLYEDMVVIRRIDAEATALQRQGELALWPPLLGQEASQIGSARALREDDFVFPSYRDNGVAYCRGVKVEDLVRAWRGSASAGWDPFTVNVATQQIIIGSQSLHATGYAMGIQNDGADCVAVAYFGDGATSEGDVNEAMVFAASFQAPVVFFCQNNHWAISEPVRLQSHIQLADRASGFGIPSMRVDGNDVLAVMAATRIALDRARHGGGPTFIEAVTYRMGPHTTADDPTRYRDANELEDWAAKDPIARLKSLLDRKGLLTAELEAAVAAKADAVAAELRAGTINMPDPAPLDIFKHVYSTPNSWLDRQQDHYSRYLASFGDPAEAATEEGAR; from the coding sequence GTGTTTACCGACGACGCGGGCAAGGGCGGCATTTCCGCCGGGGGCCCCGGAAACAGCGACGATTCAACGAGGCGGACGGGCGGGGATCTCCTCCAGCTCATCACTCCCGAGGGCGAGCGCATCAGCCATCCGGAGTTCGACTCCTGGCTCCAGGACGTCAGTGACGAGCAGCTCGGCTCGCTCTATGAGGACATGGTGGTCATCCGCCGGATCGACGCCGAGGCCACCGCGCTCCAGCGGCAGGGCGAACTGGCGCTTTGGCCGCCGCTGCTCGGGCAGGAAGCGTCCCAGATCGGCTCGGCCCGGGCACTGCGCGAGGACGACTTCGTCTTCCCCAGCTACCGGGACAACGGCGTCGCCTACTGCCGGGGAGTGAAGGTTGAGGACCTCGTCCGTGCCTGGCGGGGCAGCGCCTCCGCCGGCTGGGACCCCTTCACCGTCAACGTTGCGACGCAGCAGATCATCATCGGCTCCCAGAGCCTGCACGCCACCGGCTATGCCATGGGCATCCAGAACGACGGCGCCGACTGCGTCGCCGTCGCCTACTTCGGCGACGGCGCCACGAGCGAAGGCGACGTCAACGAGGCCATGGTCTTCGCCGCGAGTTTCCAGGCGCCGGTCGTCTTTTTCTGCCAGAACAACCACTGGGCCATCTCGGAGCCGGTCCGGCTGCAGTCCCACATCCAGCTCGCGGACCGCGCCTCCGGCTTCGGCATCCCCAGCATGCGCGTGGACGGCAACGACGTCCTCGCCGTCATGGCAGCCACCCGCATCGCCCTGGACCGCGCCCGGCACGGCGGCGGCCCCACCTTCATCGAGGCCGTGACCTACCGGATGGGCCCGCACACGACGGCGGACGACCCCACCCGCTACCGCGATGCCAACGAGCTCGAAGACTGGGCCGCCAAGGACCCGATCGCCCGGCTGAAGTCGCTGCTGGACCGCAAGGGCCTGCTGACCGCCGAACTCGAGGCCGCCGTCGCCGCGAAGGCTGACGCCGTGGCCGCGGAACTGCGCGCCGGCACCATCAACATGCCCGATCCCGCACCGCTGGACATCTTCAAGCACGTGTACAGCACGCCCAACTCCTGGCTGGACCGCCAGCAGGACCACTACTCCCGCTACCTGGCCTCCTTCGGTGATCCCGCAGAAGCCGCTACTGAAGAAGGTGCTCGCTGA
- a CDS encoding alpha-ketoacid dehydrogenase subunit beta: MTQMTFARAINSGLRKSLENDPKVILMGEDIGALGGVFRVTDGLQKDFGKHRVVDTPLAESGIIGTAVGLAYRGYRPVVEIQFDGFIYPAFDQIVSQVAKMHYRTQGAVKMPITIRVPFGGGIGSPEHHSESPEAYFTHTSGLRVISVSNPQDAYTMIQQAIASDDPVLYFEPKRRYHDKGEVDESVDPGSALSMEKARVVAEGKDVTLVAYGPLVKTARDAALAAADEGVSVEVIDLRSLAPLDFSTLEASVRKTGRLVITHEAAQSGGLGAEVAASITERCFYHLEAAPVRVTGFDVPYPYSKLEMHHLPGLDRILDGVDRALGRPNSLSGLEG, from the coding sequence ATGACGCAGATGACCTTTGCCCGGGCGATCAATTCGGGCCTGCGCAAGTCCCTCGAAAACGATCCCAAAGTCATCCTGATGGGGGAGGACATCGGTGCCCTCGGCGGCGTTTTCCGCGTCACCGACGGCCTGCAGAAAGACTTCGGCAAGCACCGGGTCGTGGACACGCCGCTCGCCGAATCCGGAATCATCGGCACCGCCGTCGGCCTGGCCTACCGCGGCTACCGGCCGGTGGTGGAGATCCAGTTTGACGGGTTCATCTACCCTGCGTTCGACCAGATCGTCAGCCAGGTCGCCAAGATGCACTACCGCACCCAGGGCGCCGTCAAAATGCCCATCACCATCCGCGTCCCGTTCGGCGGCGGCATCGGCTCCCCGGAACACCACTCCGAATCGCCCGAGGCCTACTTCACCCACACCTCCGGGCTGCGCGTCATCAGCGTTTCCAACCCGCAGGACGCCTACACGATGATCCAGCAGGCCATTGCCTCCGATGATCCCGTGCTGTACTTCGAGCCCAAGCGCCGCTACCACGACAAAGGCGAGGTGGACGAGTCCGTCGACCCCGGCAGCGCCCTGTCCATGGAAAAAGCCCGCGTGGTCGCCGAAGGCAAGGACGTCACCCTGGTGGCGTACGGCCCGCTGGTCAAAACCGCCCGCGACGCCGCCCTGGCCGCCGCCGACGAAGGCGTCTCGGTCGAGGTCATCGACCTCCGCTCGCTCGCGCCCCTGGATTTCTCCACCCTGGAAGCCTCGGTCCGCAAGACCGGCCGGCTGGTCATCACGCACGAGGCCGCCCAGTCCGGCGGGCTCGGCGCGGAAGTCGCCGCCAGCATCACCGAACGCTGCTTCTACCACCTTGAGGCCGCCCCCGTCCGGGTGACCGGCTTCGACGTTCCGTACCCGTACTCCAAGCTGGAAATGCACCACCTGCCGGGCCTCGACAGGATTCTCGACGGCGTCGACCGCGCCCTGGGCCGCCCCAACTCCCTCAGCGGGCTGGAAGGATGA
- a CDS encoding dihydrolipoamide acetyltransferase family protein, which produces MTATMIKEFRLPDLGEGLTESEIVAWKVAVGDTVSLNQIIAEVETAKAVVELPSPFAGVVAALHEQPGTVVEVGKPIVSFEIEGDDGAGTDAAAPAKREPNLVGYGAVLEGSGRPARRARTFAAAPVSVSAAAPVAEPVEAPVIAPAPAARPVEAAPAGTALAERPRSTPPVRKLAKDLGVDLESVTGTGEHGLITREDVRNFVGGGSLPVPGEAGEAAGTQERPAGPARGDRETRTPIKGVRKFTAAAMVASAFTAPHVTEFLTLDVTPTMELLARLKAGRAFAGYKLTPLTLVAKAVLIALRNHPTLNARWDEANQEIVQFNYVNLGIAAATPRGLTVPNIKDADGMSLMDLSTALTELTETARAGRTSPEALSGGTISITNIGVFGIDAGTPILNPGEAAILALGAVRKMPWEYQDEVALRQVMTLSLSFDHRLVDGEQGSRFLQDLGAMLADPGMVLAMV; this is translated from the coding sequence ATGACCGCCACCATGATCAAAGAGTTCAGGCTCCCGGACCTCGGCGAGGGACTGACGGAATCGGAAATCGTCGCCTGGAAAGTCGCGGTCGGGGACACCGTCTCGCTCAACCAGATCATCGCCGAAGTGGAGACGGCCAAGGCCGTCGTCGAGCTCCCCTCGCCGTTCGCCGGCGTCGTCGCTGCCCTGCACGAGCAGCCCGGCACCGTGGTGGAGGTCGGGAAACCGATCGTCTCCTTCGAGATTGAGGGCGACGACGGCGCCGGTACGGACGCAGCCGCCCCCGCCAAGCGCGAACCGAACCTGGTCGGCTACGGCGCCGTCCTGGAAGGTTCCGGCCGGCCCGCCCGCCGGGCCCGCACCTTCGCCGCGGCCCCGGTTTCTGTATCGGCCGCAGCGCCGGTGGCTGAACCGGTGGAAGCCCCCGTCATCGCACCGGCACCAGCGGCCCGGCCGGTCGAAGCGGCGCCCGCCGGCACCGCACTGGCGGAGCGTCCACGGTCCACGCCGCCGGTGCGCAAGCTGGCCAAGGACCTCGGCGTCGACCTCGAGTCGGTTACCGGCACGGGCGAGCACGGGCTCATCACCCGCGAGGACGTCCGGAACTTTGTCGGCGGCGGAAGCCTGCCCGTCCCGGGCGAGGCCGGGGAGGCGGCTGGAACGCAGGAGCGGCCCGCAGGACCTGCCCGCGGCGACCGGGAGACCCGCACCCCAATCAAGGGCGTGCGGAAGTTCACGGCGGCCGCCATGGTCGCCAGCGCCTTCACCGCACCGCACGTCACGGAGTTCCTGACCCTCGACGTCACGCCCACGATGGAACTGCTGGCCCGGCTCAAGGCCGGCCGGGCCTTTGCCGGGTACAAGCTCACGCCGCTGACCCTCGTCGCCAAGGCCGTGCTGATCGCCCTGCGCAACCACCCGACGCTCAACGCGCGCTGGGATGAGGCCAACCAGGAGATCGTCCAGTTCAACTATGTGAACCTGGGCATCGCGGCCGCCACCCCGCGCGGGCTGACGGTGCCGAACATCAAGGACGCGGACGGCATGTCCCTGATGGACCTCTCCACCGCCCTGACGGAACTGACCGAAACGGCCCGGGCCGGCAGGACCAGCCCCGAGGCCCTCTCCGGCGGGACCATCTCCATCACGAACATCGGCGTCTTCGGCATCGATGCCGGCACCCCCATCCTGAACCCGGGCGAAGCCGCCATCCTGGCCCTGGGGGCTGTGCGGAAGATGCCGTGGGAGTACCAGGACGAGGTCGCCCTGCGCCAGGTCATGACCCTCAGCCTGTCCTTCGACCACCGCCTGGTGGACGGCGAGCAGGGCTCCAGGTTCCTCCAGGACCTCGGCGCCATGCTGGCCGACCCGGGCATGGTCCTGGCCATGGTCTGA
- a CDS encoding TetR/AcrR family transcriptional regulator has product MTEPSQTARTPSAAFPSASPSAVPSAAPPAATSTQRSQAKANRRQALLSAAAALFALEGFNRVSLEDLGAAAGVSGPAVYRHFAGKQAVLGALLLSVSKDLLDGGRQVVAASDGALAALTGLVAFHVDFALSNPDVIRVQDQDFSNLAGEDQAEVRTLQRNYVELWVEVLAGLHEGTEAAELRMRAHATFGLINSTPHSVRSTGRRIGVRRARPLLESMALAALLAAADPSES; this is encoded by the coding sequence GTGACCGAGCCCAGCCAGACCGCCCGGACGCCGAGTGCCGCTTTTCCGTCCGCTTCTCCATCCGCCGTCCCGTCGGCTGCCCCGCCGGCTGCCACGTCCACGCAGCGGAGCCAGGCCAAGGCAAACCGGCGGCAGGCGCTGCTTTCGGCCGCCGCCGCCCTCTTCGCGCTGGAGGGTTTCAACCGCGTGTCCCTGGAGGACCTGGGAGCCGCGGCCGGGGTCAGCGGCCCCGCCGTGTACCGGCACTTCGCCGGCAAGCAGGCAGTCCTGGGGGCGCTCCTGCTCAGCGTCAGCAAGGATCTGCTCGACGGCGGCCGCCAGGTAGTGGCCGCATCCGACGGCGCCCTGGCCGCACTGACCGGGCTGGTGGCGTTCCACGTGGACTTTGCTTTGAGCAATCCCGACGTCATCCGGGTCCAGGACCAGGACTTCAGCAACCTTGCCGGCGAGGACCAGGCCGAGGTCCGCACGCTCCAGCGCAACTATGTGGAACTGTGGGTGGAGGTGCTGGCCGGACTCCACGAGGGCACGGAGGCCGCCGAGCTGCGGATGCGGGCGCATGCCACGTTCGGACTGATCAACTCGACACCGCACTCTGTGCGCAGCACCGGACGCAGGATTGGCGTCCGGCGGGCCAGGCCGCTGCTGGAGAGCATGGCCCTGGCCGCGCTTTTGGCCGCGGCGGACCCTTCGGAGTCCTGA